A part of Emcibacter nanhaiensis genomic DNA contains:
- a CDS encoding PilZ domain-containing protein, producing MSAEAMSNEDKRSDSRLDVVWRALLTVDGISYPCELINVSTAGALMVLDRELEMGQQFLLDIAELGQCGGRVAWCNRPQYGLQLLIGDDLKLKEFADKIGLRLKA from the coding sequence ATGTCTGCCGAAGCCATGAGTAATGAAGACAAGAGAAGCGACAGCCGCCTGGATGTGGTCTGGCGCGCGCTGCTGACCGTTGACGGGATCAGTTATCCCTGCGAGCTGATCAATGTGTCCACGGCCGGGGCGCTGATGGTGCTGGACCGGGAGCTGGAGATGGGCCAGCAGTTTCTGCTCGACATTGCCGAGCTCGGCCAGTGCGGCGGACGTGTCGCCTGGTGCAACCGTCCGCAATATGGCCTGCAGCTGCTGATCGGTGACGACCTCAAGCTCAAGGAATTTGCCGACAAGATCGGCCTGCGCCTGAAGGCCTGA
- a CDS encoding PEP-CTERM sorting domain-containing protein (PEP-CTERM proteins occur, often in large numbers, in the proteomes of bacteria that also encode an exosortase, a predicted intramembrane cysteine proteinase. The presence of a PEP-CTERM domain at a protein's C-terminus predicts cleavage within the sorting domain, followed by covalent anchoring to some some component of the (usually Gram-negative) cell surface. Many PEP-CTERM proteins exhibit an unusual sequence composition that includes large numbers of potential glycosylation sites. Expression of one such protein has been shown restore the ability of a bacterium to form floc, a type of biofilm.) — translation MLRKYAAVAALAIALTPAAALAVPTYSIQVLEGMEGYDTRTTAINDSGQVVGAMVSQEASNLPVRSILWNDGNLVDLAGSDYFIHVAVDINNSGQIIGGYYDSEGDPYIKSYFWNGSLNNITLPEVPTPSWLPYGVNNHGQVVLAPNGVFANKIHLWSQADGLTPIDMPEGTPDVYPTSINDAGQIVGWFENQDGDLQAFFRDTDGSFHELPITGLRYYLGTVEINENGLVSGTVAEDYIDNEFITTGFNWSLEDGLTILDKGSFESSSAHRSNNDQVVGMIGNSEENTFGTIWDNEELFLLDNLVSLEDPLFGLLSITRASGVNNLGQIAAEGILLETGEQIGLLLTPNGIYIAPVPAPGALGLLICGAGLLIYRRRKQI, via the coding sequence ATGCTCCGTAAATATGCCGCCGTGGCCGCACTGGCCATCGCCTTGACACCCGCCGCCGCCCTGGCCGTACCAACCTACTCGATCCAGGTCCTGGAGGGAATGGAAGGCTACGACACGAGAACAACAGCGATAAACGATAGCGGCCAGGTGGTTGGCGCAATGGTTTCACAGGAAGCTTCAAACCTCCCTGTAAGATCCATCCTCTGGAATGACGGCAATCTGGTTGACCTGGCGGGAAGCGACTACTTCATTCATGTTGCAGTAGACATTAATAATTCCGGACAGATTATTGGCGGCTATTATGATTCAGAGGGTGATCCATATATTAAGTCATATTTCTGGAACGGGTCACTGAACAATATAACCCTTCCGGAGGTTCCGACACCCAGCTGGCTTCCCTACGGTGTGAACAACCACGGTCAGGTTGTACTGGCACCAAATGGCGTCTTTGCCAATAAAATCCACCTGTGGTCCCAGGCGGACGGTCTTACTCCAATTGATATGCCAGAAGGTACGCCTGATGTTTATCCAACAAGCATCAATGATGCAGGCCAAATCGTAGGATGGTTCGAAAACCAGGATGGCGACCTGCAGGCCTTTTTCAGAGACACTGACGGTTCTTTCCACGAATTGCCGATTACCGGCCTGCGTTATTATCTGGGAACAGTGGAGATAAATGAAAACGGTCTGGTCAGCGGCACCGTCGCCGAGGACTATATCGACAACGAATTTATTACGACCGGCTTTAACTGGTCACTGGAAGACGGCCTCACCATTCTGGACAAGGGCTCCTTTGAAAGCAGTAGCGCCCATCGCAGCAACAATGACCAGGTTGTCGGTATGATTGGAAATTCAGAAGAAAACACCTTCGGTACCATCTGGGATAATGAGGAACTTTTCCTTCTGGATAATCTCGTCAGCCTGGAAGATCCCCTGTTCGGCCTCCTCTCCATCACCCGGGCCAGTGGCGTCAACAATCTTGGCCAGATTGCGGCTGAAGGCATCCTGCTGGAAACGGGAGAACAGATCGGACTGTTACTGACACCGAACGGTATCTATATCGCGCCCGTCCCGGCGCCGGGTGCGCTTGGCCTGCTGATCTGTGGCGCGGGGCTGCTGATCTATCGCCGTCGGAAACAAATTTAA
- a CDS encoding TetR/AcrR family transcriptional regulator has protein sequence MKREEKRQQKLDAILRHAAKAFMEKGYYKTSLDDIAKMHNVTKPTLYYYIKNKEDILVKCEEVASERINGLLDKVMEKGGTGYAQLYGFIKDYITLLNDDIIRCHVRHRGQRENDAARDASLKMHRGIESRVRAIIARGVEDGSIRRDAHPVINAILLFDALNGITAWYREDGALDMKALTEQILTLVAKGIEA, from the coding sequence ATGAAACGCGAAGAAAAACGCCAGCAGAAACTGGATGCCATCCTGCGCCACGCGGCCAAGGCATTTATGGAAAAGGGATATTACAAAACCTCGCTGGACGACATTGCCAAAATGCATAATGTCACCAAGCCGACCCTCTATTATTACATCAAGAACAAGGAAGACATCCTGGTCAAATGCGAGGAAGTGGCCAGCGAGAGGATCAATGGCCTGCTTGATAAGGTGATGGAAAAGGGCGGCACCGGTTATGCGCAGCTTTATGGTTTCATCAAGGATTATATCACCCTGCTGAATGACGATATCATCCGCTGCCATGTGCGCCACCGCGGCCAGCGGGAGAATGACGCCGCCCGGGACGCCAGCCTGAAAATGCACCGCGGTATCGAAAGCCGGGTCCGCGCCATTATCGCCCGCGGGGTCGAGGACGGCTCGATCCGCCGGGACGCCCATCCGGTAATCAACGCCATCCTGCTGTTTGATGCCCTGAACGGCATCACCGCCTGGTATCGGGAGGACGGGGCGCTGGACATGAAGGCGCTGACCGAACAGATCCTGACCCTGGTGGCCAAGGGAATTGAGGCCTGA
- a CDS encoding acetyl-CoA C-acyltransferase — MTDTTADPIVIVGLSRTPMGGFQGDFSDVRSPELGSVAIKGALEQTTLKPEDVEEVLMGCVLPAGLGQAPARQAALGAGLPYSTGCTTVNKMCGSAMEAVMLAYDHLKAGSVDVIVAGGMESMTNAPYLLPKMRGGARIGHTQVYDSMFLDGLEDAYQPGRLMGTFAEETAAQYQFTREQQDEFAISSLERANQAINEGWFKDEITPVTIKTRKGEIIIDTDEQPGKASPEKIPSLRPAFTKDGTVTAANSSSISDGAAAVVMMKQSEAEKRGIKPIAVIHAHATHAQEPALFTTAPIFSIQKIFEKTGWTDADVDLYEINEAFAVVTMCAMRDLNLDHDKVNVYGGACALGHPIGATGARLLVTLVNALKKRGGTKGVASLCIGGGEATAVAIELCA; from the coding sequence ATGACAGACACCACCGCAGATCCAATCGTCATTGTCGGCCTCAGCCGCACCCCCATGGGCGGTTTCCAGGGCGACTTTTCCGACGTCCGCTCCCCGGAGCTGGGCAGCGTCGCCATCAAGGGCGCACTGGAACAGACCACCCTCAAGCCTGAGGATGTGGAAGAAGTGCTGATGGGCTGCGTACTGCCTGCCGGCCTCGGCCAGGCGCCGGCCCGCCAGGCGGCGCTCGGCGCCGGTCTGCCCTACTCCACCGGCTGCACCACGGTCAACAAAATGTGCGGCTCCGCCATGGAAGCGGTGATGCTGGCCTATGATCACCTCAAAGCCGGCAGTGTGGATGTGATCGTCGCCGGCGGCATGGAAAGCATGACCAACGCCCCTTACCTGCTGCCGAAAATGCGCGGCGGCGCCCGCATCGGCCATACCCAGGTCTATGACAGCATGTTCCTCGACGGCCTCGAGGACGCCTACCAGCCGGGCCGCCTGATGGGCACCTTTGCCGAAGAAACCGCCGCCCAGTATCAGTTCACCCGCGAGCAGCAGGATGAATTCGCCATTTCCTCGCTCGAGCGCGCCAACCAGGCCATCAACGAAGGCTGGTTCAAGGATGAAATCACCCCGGTCACCATCAAGACCCGCAAGGGCGAAATCATCATCGACACCGACGAGCAGCCCGGCAAAGCCAGCCCGGAGAAAATCCCGAGCCTGCGTCCGGCCTTCACCAAGGACGGCACTGTGACCGCCGCCAACTCCTCCAGCATTTCCGACGGCGCCGCCGCCGTCGTGATGATGAAGCAGTCGGAAGCAGAAAAACGCGGCATTAAGCCGATCGCCGTGATCCACGCCCATGCCACCCATGCCCAGGAACCGGCCCTGTTCACCACCGCGCCGATCTTCTCGATCCAGAAAATTTTTGAGAAAACCGGCTGGACCGATGCGGACGTGGACCTCTATGAAATCAACGAGGCCTTTGCCGTGGTCACCATGTGCGCCATGCGCGACCTCAACCTCGACCATGACAAGGTCAATGTCTACGGCGGCGCCTGCGCCCTGGGCCATCCGATCGGCGCCACCGGCGCGCGCCTGCTCGTCACCTTGGTCAACGCCCTGAAGAAACGCGGCGGCACAAAAGGGGTTGCCAGCCTGTGTATCGGCGGCGGCGAAGCCACCGCAGTGGCCATTGAACTCTGCGCCTGA
- a CDS encoding tetratricopeptide repeat protein — MTSSSSPSADQIREQLDRILDSELFTNKNRPKRFLDYVVTELLQGRENLLKGYTLGVEVFDKDDDFDPQADAIVRVEAGRLRRLLEHFYLEEGVNDPIRISLPKGTYIPLIEENIPTRQEGRDPLISAAAAPPTGPAIAVLPFDNLSGEAETEMFCDGITEEIITQLSLSPSLYVVSRKSTLRYKGQPVDIRRLCEELEVHYVVEGSIRRAGNMVRVTAQLLDATNDAVIWANSYDHQLTPDNLILVQDEIATQVAATLGDTYGAIMRTSAVAMKRASTEYMEAYESMLLLHDYLFELSPETHLKARQSLEKAVEIDPNYPDAWAGLSFIALDEYRFSFNQQPELGDPLERARQYAEKSISMNSKYSIAWYAMTIIHFHKGELDKFENNIRMGLTIAPNSPAVLADSGVYLCLCGEMDKGLSLVRKAMQLNPQHPSWCRFALFHSHFLEQDYQGALEQVRVIDMPDWFWPHALQAIAYAMLGLENESHAAADHVLRLYPGFPEHAETECRKWFRREDDLNIYLAGFKKAGLA; from the coding sequence ATGACGTCGTCTTCATCACCCTCAGCAGACCAGATCCGGGAACAACTGGACCGGATTCTGGACAGTGAGCTGTTCACCAACAAGAACCGCCCGAAACGGTTCCTGGACTATGTGGTGACAGAACTGCTGCAAGGACGTGAAAACCTGCTCAAGGGCTATACCCTTGGCGTCGAGGTCTTTGACAAGGATGATGATTTCGACCCCCAGGCAGACGCGATCGTGCGGGTGGAAGCCGGCCGCCTGCGCCGCCTGCTCGAGCATTTTTACCTGGAGGAAGGCGTCAATGACCCGATCCGCATCAGCCTGCCCAAGGGCACCTATATTCCCCTGATTGAGGAAAATATCCCGACCCGACAGGAGGGCCGCGACCCGCTGATTTCCGCTGCTGCCGCACCGCCCACGGGACCGGCCATTGCCGTCCTGCCGTTTGACAACCTGAGCGGGGAAGCGGAAACGGAAATGTTCTGCGACGGCATTACCGAGGAAATCATCACCCAGCTGTCGCTGAGCCCCAGCCTGTATGTGGTTTCGCGCAAATCGACGTTGCGCTACAAGGGCCAGCCGGTGGACATCCGCCGACTGTGCGAGGAACTGGAAGTCCATTATGTGGTCGAGGGCAGCATCCGCCGGGCCGGCAACATGGTCCGGGTCACCGCCCAGTTGCTGGACGCCACCAATGATGCCGTCATCTGGGCCAACAGTTACGACCACCAGCTTACCCCTGACAACCTGATCCTGGTACAGGATGAAATCGCCACCCAGGTGGCCGCCACCCTCGGCGATACCTACGGCGCCATCATGCGGACCAGTGCGGTGGCTATGAAGCGGGCCTCCACCGAATATATGGAAGCCTATGAAAGCATGCTGCTGCTGCATGACTATCTGTTCGAGCTGAGCCCGGAAACCCACCTCAAGGCTCGGCAAAGCCTGGAAAAAGCGGTGGAAATCGACCCCAATTACCCGGATGCCTGGGCCGGCCTGTCCTTTATCGCGCTCGATGAATACCGCTTCAGCTTCAACCAGCAGCCGGAGCTTGGCGACCCGCTGGAGCGCGCCCGCCAGTATGCGGAAAAATCCATCAGCATGAACAGCAAATACAGCATCGCCTGGTACGCCATGACCATCATCCATTTCCACAAGGGCGAGCTGGATAAATTTGAAAACAACATCCGCATGGGCCTGACCATCGCCCCCAACAGTCCGGCCGTCCTCGCCGACAGCGGCGTCTACCTGTGCCTGTGCGGGGAAATGGACAAGGGCCTGAGCCTGGTCCGCAAAGCCATGCAGCTCAATCCCCAGCATCCCAGCTGGTGCCGGTTCGCCCTGTTCCATTCCCATTTCCTGGAGCAGGATTACCAAGGCGCGCTGGAACAGGTCCGGGTCATTGACATGCCTGACTGGTTCTGGCCCCATGCCCTGCAGGCCATCGCCTATGCCATGCTGGGCCTGGAAAATGAAAGCCACGCCGCCGCCGACCATGTGCTGCGGCTCTATCCGGGATTCCCGGAACATGCCGAAACCGAATGCCGCAAATGGTTTCGACGGGAGGATGATCTGAATATTTACCTGGCCGGCTTCAAAAAAGCCGGCCTGGCGTAG
- a CDS encoding pyridoxal phosphate-dependent decarboxylase family protein, with protein sequence MDNEEFRKQAHKLVDWMADYLENLEDYPVRSQAKPGEILAQLPDGPPQSGEDMNRIFRDFQDIILPGMTHWQHPGFMAYFPANASPPSVLAEMLTSALAAQCMSWQTSPAATELEERMMDWLRQLTGLPEEFVGCIQDTASTATLAAVLSARERRHQFSTNHSGLSITGTHTTYASAEVHSSADKAVRIAGLGSDNLRKISVDENFAMCPGDLENAIVSDLNAGCTPTCVIATLGSTSLSAVDPLRRIGEICRKYDIWLHVDAAWAGSALVLPEFRWMIDGIELVDSLVFNPHKWLLTQFDCSAFFVRDKEALIRTFEILPEYLKTKEGDRVNNYRDWGVQLGRRFRALKLWFVIRSYGQAGLQAHLRKHIGFCQDLAEKVDRHPDFELLAPHPLALFCFRYRPAGTDEKALDSLNETLLEKINDSGRLYLTQTRIGGRYALRFVSGSPYTEQHHIDEAWSLIQNTAVKLIKR encoded by the coding sequence ATGGACAATGAAGAATTTCGCAAACAGGCCCACAAGCTTGTCGACTGGATGGCCGACTATCTGGAGAATCTTGAGGATTATCCGGTCAGATCCCAGGCCAAACCGGGGGAAATCCTGGCACAACTGCCGGACGGCCCGCCGCAGTCCGGCGAGGACATGAACCGGATCTTCCGGGACTTCCAGGACATCATCCTGCCCGGCATGACCCACTGGCAGCATCCGGGCTTCATGGCCTATTTCCCGGCCAATGCCAGCCCGCCGTCGGTGCTGGCGGAAATGCTGACCAGCGCCCTCGCCGCCCAGTGCATGAGCTGGCAGACCTCGCCCGCCGCCACCGAACTGGAAGAACGGATGATGGACTGGCTGCGGCAACTGACCGGCCTGCCGGAGGAGTTTGTCGGCTGCATCCAGGACACCGCCTCCACCGCCACCCTGGCTGCGGTCCTCAGCGCCCGCGAGCGGCGGCATCAATTCTCCACCAACCACAGCGGCCTCAGCATCACCGGCACCCATACCACCTATGCCTCGGCCGAAGTCCACAGCTCCGCCGACAAGGCCGTCCGCATTGCCGGTCTGGGCAGCGACAATCTGCGCAAGATCTCGGTGGATGAAAATTTCGCCATGTGCCCCGGGGACCTGGAAAACGCCATTGTCAGCGACCTCAATGCCGGATGCACGCCGACTTGTGTGATCGCCACCCTGGGCTCCACCTCCCTGTCGGCGGTCGACCCGCTGCGCCGGATCGGCGAAATCTGCCGAAAATACGATATCTGGCTGCATGTGGATGCGGCCTGGGCCGGCAGCGCCCTGGTGCTGCCTGAATTCCGCTGGATGATCGACGGCATCGAACTGGTGGACAGCCTGGTGTTCAATCCCCACAAATGGCTGCTGACCCAGTTCGACTGTTCCGCCTTTTTTGTCCGCGACAAGGAAGCCCTGATCCGGACCTTCGAGATCCTGCCGGAATATCTGAAAACCAAAGAAGGCGACCGGGTCAATAACTACCGCGACTGGGGGGTTCAGCTGGGGCGCCGGTTCCGGGCCCTGAAGCTGTGGTTTGTGATCCGCTCCTATGGCCAGGCAGGGCTGCAGGCCCATTTGCGTAAACATATCGGTTTCTGCCAGGATCTGGCGGAAAAAGTGGACCGGCACCCTGACTTCGAACTGCTGGCCCCCCACCCGCTGGCGCTGTTCTGTTTCCGCTACCGGCCGGCGGGTACAGACGAAAAGGCACTGGATTCCCTGAATGAAACCCTGCTGGAAAAAATCAATGACAGCGGCAGACTCTATCTGACCCAGACCAGAATCGGAGGACGGTATGCCCTCCGGTTTGTCTCCGGCTCGCCCTATACGGAGCAACACCATATTGACGAAGCCTGGTCGTTGATTCAAAATACGGCAGTTAAACTTATAAAAAGATAA
- a CDS encoding CDP-alcohol phosphatidyltransferase family protein has protein sequence MKEEEMVNKAIILTGQESETESTLARNLIQVGGITLLERQLKTLEKLGVQEVHLVTDWFIAELEKEILSYSKKPGSVHIHRTKEAAAKILENNSEQDSWLLLEEGVLIDDRIVGAVIEKNAGTVIAVMNKEDVGEDKSSYGIPLSLRGQDSIFASAAKISSETMQTHADKLNSLEHLKEALESLANSNDCEILEISSIPLYLPNRRRDVDMIWLPILQPKDGSKGTDALLNNAQKGTLDWPAWYIHRPIENWIVKHICNLPITPNQVTVVTGLLGFYIMYLFATGSMAWGLAGALIVGILDGVDGKLARTKMQQTKIGELEHLVDKVVEYGWYFAIAGFLSTTYGYAPWVMATALVLFHLADEIQSEFFRRMSDRQICDTGKFDRRFRLIGGRRNTQMWTLIPFGIFGAWYAGFIFICCYGIITFFVHQARIIYHAKNLMEATSETFVENFRKTKIF, from the coding sequence ATGAAAGAGGAAGAAATGGTCAACAAAGCTATTATATTAACGGGACAGGAATCAGAAACAGAGAGTACGCTGGCGCGCAATCTGATTCAGGTCGGAGGAATCACATTACTCGAGCGCCAACTGAAGACGCTGGAAAAACTTGGCGTGCAGGAAGTCCATCTTGTCACCGACTGGTTCATCGCCGAACTGGAAAAGGAAATCCTGTCCTATTCCAAAAAACCCGGGTCCGTCCATATCCACCGGACCAAGGAAGCCGCCGCTAAAATCCTTGAGAACAACTCGGAACAGGACAGCTGGCTGCTGCTCGAAGAAGGCGTCCTGATAGACGACCGTATCGTCGGTGCCGTGATTGAAAAAAATGCCGGCACCGTCATTGCCGTCATGAACAAGGAGGATGTCGGCGAAGATAAGTCAAGCTACGGCATTCCTCTGTCGCTGCGGGGCCAGGACAGCATCTTTGCCTCCGCCGCCAAGATATCCAGCGAGACCATGCAGACCCACGCAGACAAGCTGAATTCGCTGGAACACCTCAAAGAAGCCCTGGAAAGCCTGGCCAATTCCAACGACTGCGAAATTCTGGAAATTTCCTCAATCCCGCTGTATCTGCCCAACCGGCGCCGGGATGTGGATATGATCTGGCTGCCGATCCTGCAGCCGAAAGACGGCAGCAAAGGCACAGACGCCCTGTTGAACAATGCCCAGAAAGGCACACTGGACTGGCCGGCATGGTATATTCACCGCCCGATCGAAAACTGGATCGTGAAGCATATCTGCAACCTGCCGATTACCCCCAACCAGGTGACGGTCGTTACCGGCCTGCTGGGATTTTACATCATGTATCTGTTTGCCACCGGCAGCATGGCCTGGGGCCTCGCCGGCGCGTTGATCGTCGGGATTCTGGATGGTGTTGACGGCAAACTGGCCCGCACCAAAATGCAGCAGACCAAAATCGGCGAGCTGGAACATCTTGTGGACAAGGTGGTGGAATATGGCTGGTATTTCGCCATCGCCGGGTTCCTGTCGACCACTTATGGCTATGCCCCGTGGGTCATGGCGACGGCGCTGGTCCTGTTCCACCTGGCAGATGAAATCCAGTCGGAATTTTTCCGGCGCATGTCTGATCGGCAGATTTGCGACACCGGCAAGTTTGACCGCCGGTTCCGGCTGATCGGCGGACGGCGCAACACCCAGATGTGGACCCTGATCCCCTTCGGCATATTTGGCGCCTGGTACGCCGGTTTTATCTTCATCTGTTGTTACGGGATCATTACTTTCTTTGTCCATCAGGCCAGAATCATATACCATGCGAAAAATCTTATGGAAGCAACCAGCGAAACTTTCGTCGAAAACTTCCGCAAGACAAAAATATTTTAA
- a CDS encoding CDP-alcohol phosphatidyltransferase family protein: MSETIKRTSEIEEFTNLYLIHPVSSWLVPRFAALKVTPNMVSLSGMLAGFLAGFAYYNYQDGRLAILGFALMLTWHILDGADGQLARLTQTQSELGKVIDGICDYVVFISVYIALGLTLAPDLGSWVWALVILAGAAHAVQAGAYETQRQEYDFWGHGKLSARLPEPDELQKGLNGGPFGAIAGKLEYGYVKMQYAFSGVDSAQRHEIQHLLDKNPELAGEIRAIYRLVFSRSVKLWSVMCANYRTFAIFIACIIGEPVVYFLFELVVLNVVLMALVHKQKKYNRLFIRQLRELTSE, translated from the coding sequence ATGTCAGAAACGATCAAGAGAACCAGCGAGATAGAGGAGTTCACCAACCTCTATCTCATCCATCCGGTAAGCAGTTGGCTGGTCCCGAGGTTCGCCGCCCTGAAGGTCACGCCGAACATGGTTTCCCTGTCCGGTATGCTGGCCGGTTTTCTGGCAGGTTTCGCCTATTACAATTACCAGGACGGCCGGTTGGCGATCCTCGGCTTTGCCCTGATGCTGACCTGGCACATTCTTGACGGGGCCGACGGGCAGCTTGCCCGCCTGACCCAGACCCAGTCGGAACTGGGCAAGGTGATCGACGGCATCTGCGACTATGTGGTGTTTATTTCCGTCTATATCGCCCTGGGCCTGACCCTGGCGCCGGATCTGGGTTCCTGGGTCTGGGCGCTGGTTATCCTGGCCGGGGCGGCCCATGCCGTCCAGGCGGGCGCGTATGAGACCCAGCGCCAGGAATATGATTTCTGGGGCCATGGCAAGCTTTCCGCCCGGCTGCCCGAACCGGATGAGCTGCAGAAAGGCCTCAATGGCGGCCCGTTTGGCGCCATCGCCGGGAAACTGGAGTATGGCTATGTGAAAATGCAGTATGCCTTTTCCGGCGTTGACAGCGCCCAGCGCCACGAAATTCAGCACCTTCTCGATAAAAACCCCGAACTGGCCGGGGAGATCCGGGCGATCTATCGTCTGGTTTTCTCTCGTTCCGTGAAACTCTGGTCAGTAATGTGCGCCAACTATCGAACTTTTGCCATATTTATCGCGTGTATTATAGGCGAGCCTGTCGTGTATTTCCTCTTCGAACTGGTGGTTCTGAATGTGGTACTGATGGCTCTGGTTCATAAACAAAAAAAATATAACAGACTGTTTATTCGGCAGCTTAGGGAACTGACTTCGGAGTAG
- a CDS encoding lipopolysaccharide biosynthesis protein, which produces MTSITPADSGEQKDKKDIAKGAGANFAGFIVRLGSRLPFLFLAVALFGNELYGRYNYTITTIEIMAAFATFGLKRSLFKFIHDREYSRDYAPEQVILTALCWSLMVGAVLTGILILSANALAAFFDYPQMVDGLVTLAPIILVITSVDVILSGTRATRKMRYEVWSRSIVEPYVLLGAMLLFYTLGYREKGLLMAYAVALLAALAVAIWGALRLYSFRNFVCKPPCFHLIRRIAGFSAPTAFHDMALLIFMRMDIFTVKFFFSEAVLGVYTVAQQFATSVEKIYQSFYPILAPVMSKSLVERDYPRVERHMIMVSRWILMVQCLIVVWAGFYGEAVITAVANDGTDPDILQVGGIILFLLMVGETINGGFGTSDLPLIYKNPLFNPLISLLMIPLYVVMAVLFTQTLGMDAEGVALALMLTYLTMNLLRMILINRLFGIRMWRLKLFKVPFAAGISAGAFYWAKQAIPFDIIHGWGVFLGIPVLILIYVLILVLAGLEPEDKSRIMQKLGIGGKTAKA; this is translated from the coding sequence ATGACCTCGATCACACCAGCAGATTCTGGCGAGCAAAAAGACAAAAAAGATATCGCCAAGGGGGCCGGCGCGAATTTCGCCGGCTTTATTGTACGTCTCGGCTCCCGCCTGCCGTTCCTGTTTCTGGCGGTCGCGCTGTTCGGCAACGAACTTTACGGCCGCTATAACTATACCATCACCACCATCGAGATTATGGCCGCCTTCGCCACCTTCGGCCTGAAGCGGTCGCTGTTCAAATTCATCCATGACCGGGAATATTCCAGGGACTATGCCCCCGAACAGGTGATACTTACCGCGCTGTGCTGGTCGCTGATGGTGGGCGCCGTGCTGACCGGGATTCTGATCCTGTCGGCGAACGCGCTGGCTGCTTTCTTTGACTATCCGCAGATGGTCGACGGCCTGGTGACCCTGGCGCCGATCATCCTCGTTATCACTTCGGTGGATGTGATCCTGTCCGGCACCCGGGCGACGCGCAAGATGCGCTATGAAGTCTGGTCCCGCAGCATTGTCGAACCCTATGTGCTGCTCGGCGCCATGCTGTTGTTTTACACCCTGGGCTATCGGGAGAAAGGCCTGTTGATGGCCTATGCCGTGGCCCTGCTTGCCGCCCTGGCGGTCGCCATCTGGGGTGCGCTCAGGCTCTACAGCTTCAGGAACTTTGTCTGCAAGCCGCCCTGCTTCCACCTGATCCGCCGCATCGCCGGCTTTTCCGCCCCGACGGCCTTCCATGACATGGCGCTGCTGATCTTCATGCGCATGGATATCTTCACCGTCAAATTCTTCTTTTCCGAAGCTGTGCTTGGGGTCTATACGGTGGCCCAGCAGTTCGCCACCAGCGTGGAAAAGATTTACCAGAGCTTCTATCCGATCCTGGCCCCGGTCATGTCCAAAAGCCTGGTCGAGAGAGACTATCCCCGGGTCGAACGGCATATGATCATGGTCAGCCGCTGGATCCTGATGGTGCAGTGCCTGATTGTGGTCTGGGCCGGGTTTTACGGCGAGGCGGTGATCACCGCCGTGGCCAATGACGGCACCGACCCCGATATCCTGCAGGTGGGCGGCATCATCCTGTTCCTGCTGATGGTGGGGGAAACCATCAACGGCGGTTTCGGCACCTCTGACCTGCCGCTGATTTATAAAAACCCGCTGTTCAATCCGCTGATTTCCCTGCTGATGATCCCGCTTTATGTGGTGATGGCGGTCCTCTTCACCCAGACCCTGGGCATGGATGCCGAAGGTGTCGCCCTCGCCCTGATGCTGACCTACCTGACCATGAACCTGCTGCGCATGATCCTCATCAACCGGCTGTTCGGCATCCGGATGTGGCGCCTCAAGCTGTTCAAGGTGCCGTTCGCCGCCGGGATCAGCGCCGGCGCCTTCTACTGGGCCAAACAGGCGATCCCGTTTGACATCATCCACGGCTGGGGCGTGTTCCTCGGCATTCCGGTGCTGATCCTGATTTATGTCCTGATCCTGGTGCTGGCCGGGCTGGAACCGGAAGACAAATCCCGCATCATGCAGAAGCTGGGGATCGGCGGTAAAACCGCAAAAGCCTGA